The Nostoc sp. 'Lobaria pulmonaria (5183) cyanobiont' genome window below encodes:
- a CDS encoding FAD-binding domain-containing protein, protein MSDLILFWHRRDLRISDNTGLAAAKEQSPKVVGVFCLDPHILERDDVAPVRVTYMIGCLQKLQERYAEVGSQLLILHADPVQAIPALAEALTAKAVFWNWDVEPYSQERDRTIINALKEKGIEFLNQNWDQILNSPEELRTGSNSPYTVYTPFWKNWLTKPKSQPVETLQNVEGLTEAEQEIAKLAGAMASPTSSTNALPSAKDLGFIWDGELIISPGEAAAQERLEEFTNKAITEYQEQRNFPAVDGTSQLSAALKFGVIGIRTVWQATIEALENSRSQETAVNIRTWQQELAWREFYQHAMYNFPELADGAFRDTFKNFPWQTNEEHFQAWCEGRTGYPIVDAAMRQMNESGWMHNRCRMIVASFLTKDLLINPQLGEKYFMQHLIDGDLSANNGGWQWSASSGMDPKPVRIFNPASQTQKFDPEGEYIRQWVSELRSVDTEYLVTGKIPPLERHAVGYPDPIVDHKIQQQQFKQRYQQQKNISSGE, encoded by the coding sequence ATGTCTGACTTAATTCTGTTTTGGCATCGGCGCGATTTACGCATTTCTGACAATACGGGACTGGCTGCGGCAAAAGAGCAGAGTCCGAAGGTAGTGGGCGTGTTTTGCCTCGATCCGCATATTCTAGAACGGGATGATGTTGCTCCTGTGAGAGTAACTTATATGATTGGCTGTTTGCAGAAACTCCAAGAGCGATATGCTGAAGTTGGTAGCCAGTTGTTAATACTCCACGCCGATCCTGTACAAGCGATACCAGCTTTAGCAGAGGCTTTAACAGCCAAAGCTGTTTTTTGGAATTGGGATGTAGAACCTTATTCACAAGAACGCGATCGCACCATTATAAATGCCCTCAAAGAAAAAGGTATTGAGTTTCTTAACCAAAACTGGGATCAAATCCTCAACTCTCCAGAGGAGTTACGCACGGGTAGTAACAGTCCTTACACGGTTTACACCCCCTTCTGGAAAAATTGGCTTACTAAACCAAAGAGTCAACCAGTAGAAACATTGCAAAATGTTGAGGGATTAACGGAAGCTGAACAGGAAATTGCCAAACTTGCAGGAGCGATGGCTTCGCCAACGTCTTCGACGAACGCACTACCTTCAGCAAAAGATTTAGGATTTATTTGGGATGGAGAATTGATTATTTCACCAGGAGAGGCGGCGGCACAAGAACGATTAGAAGAATTTACTAATAAAGCCATTACTGAATATCAAGAACAGCGCAATTTTCCCGCAGTGGACGGTACATCACAACTGAGTGCAGCTTTAAAATTTGGGGTAATTGGCATTCGCACCGTTTGGCAAGCCACGATAGAAGCACTGGAAAACAGCCGCAGTCAGGAAACAGCAGTTAATATCCGCACATGGCAACAGGAATTAGCTTGGCGGGAGTTTTATCAACATGCAATGTATAACTTTCCTGAATTAGCTGATGGTGCTTTCCGCGACACCTTTAAAAACTTTCCTTGGCAAACTAACGAAGAACACTTCCAAGCTTGGTGTGAGGGGAGAACTGGCTATCCCATTGTGGATGCAGCAATGCGTCAGATGAATGAAAGCGGCTGGATGCATAACCGCTGTCGGATGATTGTTGCGAGTTTTCTCACTAAAGACTTGCTAATTAATCCCCAATTGGGAGAAAAATATTTTATGCAACACCTGATTGATGGTGATTTATCTGCTAATAATGGCGGTTGGCAATGGAGTGCTTCTAGCGGCATGGACCCCAAACCTGTGCGGATTTTCAACCCAGCCAGTCAAACGCAAAAATTCGATCCAGAGGGGGAATATATTCGACAATGGGTATCAGAATTGCGGTCTGTAGATACAGAATATTTAGTTACTGGTAAAATTCCACCTTTAGAACGTCATGCTGTTGGCTATCCTGACCCAATTGTGGATCATAAAATACAGCAACAGCAGTTTAAACAGCGTTATCAACAGCAAAAAAATATTAGTAGTGGTGAGTAA
- a CDS encoding DUF6272 family protein yields the protein MAQIFGNFIEQFPPEHDSLELTFTPDSRPIKQRWRNNRLSAHFLADYFSNFLPIDEDDPTHARQLKETQAAVVFVANELLENAMKFNDGTTHSKVRFGIHFVEEDQITAVLFATNSISAAGVDKFQAFIQELLVCDPNELYVQQVEKSAEENSEASGLGFLTMINDYSARLGWKFVQEMPNTITVTAMALLPV from the coding sequence ATGGCACAGATTTTTGGCAATTTCATCGAACAATTTCCTCCCGAACACGACTCACTCGAACTCACATTTACCCCAGATTCTCGCCCAATTAAACAGCGTTGGCGTAACAACCGACTATCGGCTCACTTTCTTGCTGACTATTTCTCCAACTTTCTGCCAATCGATGAAGATGACCCAACTCACGCACGACAGCTTAAAGAGACGCAAGCTGCTGTGGTTTTTGTGGCAAACGAACTGTTGGAAAACGCCATGAAATTCAATGATGGAACCACTCACTCTAAAGTAAGATTTGGGATTCATTTTGTAGAGGAGGATCAGATCACGGCTGTCCTTTTTGCCACAAATAGCATCAGTGCGGCGGGTGTTGATAAATTTCAGGCATTTATTCAAGAACTACTAGTTTGTGACCCCAACGAACTTTATGTCCAGCAAGTTGAAAAAAGTGCAGAGGAAAATAGTGAAGCATCAGGTTTGGGATTTTTAACCATGATCAATGACTACTCTGCACGGCTAGGCTGGAAGTTCGTTCAAGAAATGCCCAATACGATCACGGTCACGGCAATGGCACTTTTGCCAGTCTAG
- a CDS encoding PP2C family protein-serine/threonine phosphatase, producing the protein MLHLGSEFLTFSFIPHGHCYLWKPGLVSLHVISDALIALSYYSIPVTLFYFVNKRKDLPFIWIFLLFSGFIVACGTTHIMEIWTLWFPTYWVSGLIKALTAIISVITALQLIPLVPQALALPSPAELERANQEIKLLNEKLTAENLRMGAELEVTKRLQQMILPQPEELEIEGLDIAGYMEPADEVGGDYYDVLHTDGVTTLGIGDVTGHGLESGILMVMTQTAVRTLKELGEYDPVKFLDALNRTIYKNVQRMNSEKNLTLAVLNYSKGNLSISGQHEEILIIRNDGKIERIDTMDLGFPIGLDDDIASLISHATVKLQPGEGVVLYTDGIPEAYDIDKKQYGVEQLCIAISQNWQNSAQVIKDAVITDVRRHIGKQKVFDDITLLVLKREAEQPDLVN; encoded by the coding sequence ATGTTGCATCTTGGATCGGAATTTTTGACATTTTCTTTTATTCCTCATGGTCATTGCTATCTTTGGAAACCCGGTTTAGTTTCGCTACATGTAATCTCTGACGCACTCATTGCCCTATCTTATTACTCTATTCCCGTTACACTGTTCTACTTCGTTAACAAGCGTAAGGATTTGCCTTTTATTTGGATTTTTCTGCTGTTTAGTGGATTTATCGTAGCTTGTGGCACTACTCACATCATGGAGATTTGGACGCTTTGGTTTCCAACTTATTGGGTATCAGGATTAATCAAAGCGCTAACAGCAATAATATCTGTAATTACAGCCCTACAACTTATCCCCTTAGTCCCACAAGCCTTAGCACTTCCTAGCCCAGCTGAATTAGAACGAGCAAATCAGGAAATCAAACTCTTAAATGAAAAACTCACAGCCGAAAATCTCCGAATGGGTGCTGAACTAGAGGTGACTAAACGGTTGCAACAGATGATTCTGCCCCAACCGGAAGAATTAGAAATTGAAGGACTCGACATTGCCGGATACATGGAACCCGCCGATGAAGTCGGTGGTGATTACTACGATGTACTACATACCGACGGAGTTACTACCCTTGGTATTGGTGACGTGACTGGACACGGGCTAGAAAGCGGAATTCTGATGGTGATGACTCAAACAGCCGTGCGAACTCTCAAAGAGCTAGGCGAGTATGACCCGGTGAAGTTTCTTGATGCCCTCAACCGCACTATATACAAAAATGTGCAACGGATGAACTCGGAAAAGAATTTGACGCTGGCGGTACTGAATTATTCAAAGGGCAACTTAAGCATCAGTGGACAGCATGAAGAGATCCTGATTATCCGTAACGATGGAAAAATCGAACGTATCGACACAATGGATCTCGGCTTTCCGATTGGACTCGATGATGACATTGCCAGTCTTATTAGTCATGCAACAGTAAAGTTACAGCCTGGAGAAGGTGTTGTTCTTTACACCGATGGCATTCCAGAAGCCTATGATATCGACAAGAAACAATATGGTGTGGAACAACTGTGTATAGCAATTAGCCAGAACTGGCAGAACTCAGCACAGGTGATTAAAGATGCCGTCATTACTGATGTCAGGCGACACATTGGCAAGCAAAAAGTATTTGATGACATTACCTTACTGGTGCTGAAGCGAGAAGCTGAACAGCCTGATTTGGTGAACTAG
- a CDS encoding integrin alpha yields MANSSFDVSDLNGSNGFSINGVFGGSSVSNAGDINNDGINDLIIGQPFASPNGIDCAGQSYVVFGGTNVGSSGIFNISDLTSTAKIIYDAVNGQLFYNQNGSAAGFGNGGLFATLIEAPTLSASDFVVQA; encoded by the coding sequence ATGGCTAATTCATCATTTGATGTCTCTGACTTGAATGGCAGCAACGGCTTTAGCATAAACGGTGTTTTTGGTGGCTCCTCAGTTAGCAATGCAGGGGACATAAACAACGATGGCATTAACGACCTGATTATTGGGCAACCTTTTGCCTCCCCCAACGGTATTGATTGTGCTGGGCAAAGCTATGTGGTATTTGGGGGAACGAATGTCGGCAGTAGCGGCATTTTCAACATCTCTGACTTGACTAGTACGGCGAAAATTATCTACGACGCTGTTAATGGGCAGTTATTCTACAATCAAAATGGTAGTGCGGCTGGTTTTGGTAACGGCGGTCTATTTGCAACTCTGATTGAAGCGCCAACTCTCAGTGCATCAGATTTCGTGGTGCAAGCGTAG
- a CDS encoding calcium-binding protein, which produces MIYKTIKEYFISIIISIPNDDLLVCTSHDYWIFAYEGNDNISASLADNLIDAGKNNDKLAGNGGNDKFQSGRRDNSSCLNSLDRNNALPHLEYLIVAF; this is translated from the coding sequence TTGATATACAAAACTATCAAGGAATATTTTATATCTATTATTATTAGTATTCCTAATGATGATTTATTGGTGTGTACTAGTCATGACTACTGGATTTTTGCTTATGAGGGCAATGACAATATCTCTGCTAGTCTTGCAGATAACCTAATTGATGCTGGAAAGAATAATGACAAGTTGGCTGGTAATGGAGGCAATGACAAATTTCAGAGCGGTCGGCGCGATAATAGCAGTTGTTTGAACTCTCTTGATCGGAACAACGCATTGCCTCATCTTGAGTATTTAATTGTTGCATTTTGA
- a CDS encoding MFS transporter: MESKNNSRAIFVLFLTVFIDLLGFGIILPILPLYAEQFGAKPNEATLLVAIYSLMQFLFAPLWGRFSDRYGRRPILLLTLFGSVIAYIGLGFANSLWILFIARSLAGIMSGNIATAQAYIADITTPANRARGMGVIGAAFGLGFIFGPAIGGLLIGSDPNNANFHLPSLFAAGLSLLAFLCALILLPESLNSETKAKIQVHRHRQRLLNLLQLSQRPQLCVLVGIYFLVTFAVAAMDSTLALWSKQQLNWGPQQASYLFAFMGIVSTIIQGGLIGFLKKQLGEIKLLILGILGLGLGLLLIVFSESLTFLLIATTLVAWGISVSQPILNSLISQMTPPEEQGQILGIASSCSALARIAGPTWAGVSFMKFGSFAPFLSGFIVMVIAFTLSLRVTKSASESNTERIA; this comes from the coding sequence ATGGAGAGTAAAAATAATAGCAGGGCTATATTCGTCTTATTTTTGACTGTATTTATAGACTTGCTCGGCTTCGGAATTATTCTGCCGATACTGCCTTTGTATGCCGAACAATTTGGTGCAAAACCTAATGAAGCGACTCTACTTGTAGCTATTTATTCTTTAATGCAGTTCTTATTTGCACCATTATGGGGCAGATTTAGCGATCGCTACGGTCGCCGTCCGATTTTATTACTGACTTTATTCGGTTCGGTAATTGCATACATAGGCTTAGGTTTTGCCAACTCATTATGGATTTTGTTTATTGCTCGTAGTCTTGCTGGGATTATGTCAGGGAATATTGCTACTGCTCAGGCGTACATAGCAGATATTACCACACCAGCTAATCGAGCTCGTGGCATGGGTGTAATCGGCGCAGCTTTTGGTCTTGGGTTTATTTTCGGCCCAGCGATTGGAGGTCTTTTAATCGGGTCAGATCCGAACAACGCTAACTTTCATCTACCGTCGTTGTTTGCAGCCGGATTATCCTTATTGGCATTTCTTTGTGCTTTGATATTACTTCCAGAATCTCTAAATTCTGAGACTAAAGCCAAAATTCAAGTTCATCGTCACCGTCAGCGATTGCTGAACTTACTACAGCTGTCACAACGTCCACAGCTTTGTGTGCTTGTTGGCATCTACTTTTTAGTCACCTTTGCGGTTGCAGCTATGGACTCTACATTAGCTTTATGGTCTAAGCAGCAATTAAATTGGGGCCCTCAACAAGCTAGTTATCTTTTTGCTTTCATGGGGATTGTCAGCACAATAATTCAAGGAGGGCTAATCGGATTCCTCAAGAAACAATTGGGTGAAATCAAGTTACTTATCTTGGGAATATTAGGATTAGGTTTAGGATTACTGTTAATTGTATTCTCAGAAAGCTTAACTTTTTTGTTGATTGCTACCACACTTGTGGCATGGGGAATTAGTGTCAGTCAACCAATATTGAACAGCTTGATTTCCCAGATGACACCTCCAGAAGAACAAGGACAAATATTAGGAATCGCCAGTTCTTGCTCTGCATTGGCACGCATCGCTGGGCCAACGTGGGCAGGAGTTAGTTTTATGAAATTTGGGAGTTTTGCTCCTTTTTTGAGTGGATTTATAGTAATGGTAATAGCTTTCACTCTTAGTTTACGAGTGACTAAAAGCGCATCTGAATCAAACACAGAACGTATCGCCTGA
- a CDS encoding mechanosensitive ion channel family protein, producing MDLKTMLKELLPFQANTWSFFLSSVVLTIAGTILLYIILFYVLRSIFRKFERDIALVTLNVSAYPALAVFILGVLKFTFHQLPSVKLIDGIENLLAAGLIISISYWLVQLFTQVFIYYLRGYTQETESMWDDVLLPLLEAVVPVIVFTLATVFVLKSFGVDLTGIWVALGGATFVIGFAAQGILANFFSGVVLLIDTPFQFGDVLLLENGSIAMLQKIGVRVTQLYIPSKHCNIYIPNSTLQSQNITNLSRPTSYYHYSTDMKLPIALNVKEAKHVMVEVIQAHPDTLGDIDQKLAQIDRYYQLEGLENQQKIGKLRLLAEQEVNLKLEEIAPALEALVVTLQFAEKGGMTNEEIENVQQEYREFLSAIGLEVVTEIYHNRSVFTLKENRSQDSLIELIRNWYRIYIRDFHLLDNDSSIITEEWERKINLLKRRVQRLYQKISNPQNEETRLDDYVMELNQWLRERFKEPRQKWQEPQVLIKGIENSDAITYVQFNLNFFVDDIRLENGRRGDRVSSQIYEEVVRYLKQSATEVIEPQANSNATITVQGDNS from the coding sequence ATGGACTTAAAAACAATGCTCAAAGAACTTTTACCATTTCAAGCCAATACCTGGAGTTTTTTTCTAAGTAGCGTAGTGCTGACGATCGCCGGGACAATACTCCTTTACATCATTTTATTTTATGTTCTGCGTTCAATCTTTCGTAAATTTGAACGAGATATCGCCCTGGTGACGCTGAATGTATCTGCGTATCCGGCTCTCGCGGTTTTTATTCTAGGCGTTCTTAAATTTACCTTCCATCAGTTGCCCTCCGTGAAGCTGATTGACGGCATTGAAAATTTATTGGCAGCTGGTTTAATTATCTCGATTAGTTACTGGCTCGTTCAACTATTTACTCAGGTTTTCATTTATTATCTGCGGGGGTATACCCAGGAAACGGAATCCATGTGGGATGATGTACTCCTACCCTTGCTGGAAGCAGTTGTTCCCGTGATCGTTTTCACGTTAGCCACTGTTTTTGTACTGAAATCCTTTGGTGTGGATCTAACTGGAATTTGGGTAGCTTTGGGTGGGGCAACTTTTGTAATTGGCTTTGCGGCTCAGGGAATTTTAGCTAACTTTTTTAGTGGAGTTGTATTACTAATTGATACTCCCTTTCAGTTTGGCGATGTATTACTGCTTGAGAATGGCTCCATTGCCATGCTGCAAAAAATTGGGGTGCGAGTGACTCAACTGTATATACCATCTAAGCATTGTAATATTTATATCCCTAACAGCACACTGCAAAGTCAAAACATTACAAATCTCAGCCGTCCGACCTCGTACTACCATTACTCTACCGACATGAAACTGCCGATCGCGCTGAATGTTAAAGAAGCAAAGCACGTGATGGTAGAGGTCATCCAGGCTCATCCCGATACTCTAGGTGATATTGACCAGAAATTAGCACAAATTGATCGCTACTATCAGTTAGAAGGATTAGAAAACCAACAGAAGATTGGCAAATTGCGTCTGCTTGCCGAACAAGAAGTGAACTTGAAACTAGAAGAAATTGCACCTGCGCTTGAGGCACTTGTCGTCACCTTGCAGTTTGCTGAAAAAGGTGGCATGACCAACGAGGAAATTGAGAATGTGCAACAAGAGTATCGAGAGTTTTTAAGCGCAATCGGTTTAGAAGTTGTCACCGAAATCTACCACAATCGCTCAGTTTTTACACTTAAAGAGAATCGTTCTCAAGACAGCTTAATTGAACTGATCCGAAATTGGTATCGCATTTACATTCGGGATTTTCATCTTTTAGATAATGATAGCAGCATTATAACTGAAGAATGGGAACGCAAAATCAATTTGTTAAAGCGGAGAGTGCAGCGTTTGTACCAAAAAATTTCTAATCCTCAAAATGAAGAAACCCGATTAGATGACTATGTAATGGAACTGAATCAATGGTTACGAGAACGGTTTAAAGAACCCCGACAAAAGTGGCAGGAGCCACAAGTTTTAATCAAAGGAATCGAAAATAGTGACGCGATAACTTACGTTCAGTTCAACCTGAATTTTTTTGTTGATGATATCAGGCTAGAAAACGGTCGTCGGGGCGATCGCGTCAGCAGCCAAATTTATGAAGAGGTTGTGCGATACCTCAAACAGAGCGCCACCGAAGTAATTGAACCTCAAGCGAACTCCAACGCAACTATCACTGTCCAAGGTGATAACTCATAA
- a CDS encoding cupin domain-containing protein — protein MANLLLDDGTIESNLDEIASELAPLGIQLKHYDPGTSLLFPNLLDQDVLTESEKRYCVELHNSVFEFLQQENGALWCDLLNVHPGSVNLHHLIATYGRYHTHPAAEPLYVLSGEMIYGFVRHDGSQVQLLVQAQDYLYIPAGVEHWCSLTASLNFKGVRYFAMAAAGCANAEGWIPNYTGTQVSDSI, from the coding sequence ATGGCTAACCTACTACTTGACGACGGTACGATTGAGAGCAATTTAGACGAAATAGCTAGTGAACTTGCGCCTCTTGGCATTCAACTCAAACACTACGACCCAGGAACATCGCTACTCTTCCCTAATCTGCTAGACCAGGACGTTTTAACTGAGTCCGAGAAACGTTATTGCGTAGAACTCCATAACAGTGTCTTTGAATTTCTTCAGCAAGAAAATGGCGCTCTCTGGTGTGACTTATTAAATGTACATCCAGGTTCGGTCAATCTTCACCACCTAATCGCAACCTACGGTCGTTACCATACTCATCCTGCGGCTGAACCCCTCTATGTGTTGTCAGGAGAAATGATTTATGGTTTCGTGCGACATGATGGCAGTCAGGTACAGCTTTTAGTTCAGGCACAAGACTATCTCTACATCCCCGCTGGCGTTGAGCATTGGTGCAGCCTAACTGCATCGTTGAATTTCAAAGGAGTACGCTATTTTGCGATGGCTGCGGCGGGTTGCGCCAATGCAGAAGGCTGGATTCCCAATTATACAGGGACTCAAGTGAGTGATTCGATCTAA
- a CDS encoding TIGR02588 family protein, whose product MTKTEQQPKRSIAEWITFSIASFILAIIVSLVGYTWLNEKNQPPILSVTKKQTIREINGQFYVPFEVVNSGGDTAESVQIMAELLINGNVTETGEQQIDFLSSGESEEGAFIFSHNPRQGQLTLRIGSYKLP is encoded by the coding sequence ATGACTAAAACAGAACAACAACCAAAGCGCTCAATAGCTGAGTGGATAACATTCAGCATCGCCTCATTTATCCTAGCAATTATCGTCAGTCTAGTCGGCTACACTTGGCTGAACGAAAAAAATCAACCTCCGATCCTTTCTGTCACTAAAAAACAAACAATTAGAGAAATTAATGGTCAGTTTTATGTTCCTTTTGAAGTTGTCAATAGTGGAGGAGACACAGCTGAGTCAGTTCAGATTATGGCTGAGTTACTGATTAACGGCAACGTTACAGAAACAGGAGAGCAACAGATCGACTTTTTATCTAGTGGGGAAAGTGAAGAAGGTGCATTTATATTCAGCCATAACCCGCGCCAAGGTCAGTTAACTCTGCGTATTGGTAGCTATAAATTGCCATAG
- a CDS encoding slr1659 superfamily regulator, protein MIAMQDVKGEDYTVHVEPETSTVLFQGELSLGGPTEYAPIAELLNKVVETEPNTMTLDLRNLGFLNSSGISMLSKFVLSVRKKKGVQLVVLGSNDMPWQGKSLKNLEKLLPGLKLDIQ, encoded by the coding sequence ATGATTGCAATGCAAGACGTTAAAGGCGAGGACTACACCGTACACGTTGAACCTGAGACTTCAACGGTTCTCTTCCAAGGGGAACTCAGTTTAGGTGGGCCTACAGAGTACGCTCCGATTGCCGAACTCTTAAATAAAGTGGTAGAGACTGAGCCAAATACGATGACTCTGGATCTGAGAAATCTAGGATTTCTAAATAGTTCTGGCATTAGTATGTTGTCCAAATTTGTGCTGAGTGTGCGGAAGAAGAAGGGCGTTCAGTTAGTCGTGCTGGGATCAAATGATATGCCCTGGCAAGGGAAATCTCTAAAGAACTTGGAGAAACTGCTACCCGGACTCAAGCTAGATATTCAATAA
- a CDS encoding TOBE domain-containing protein: MPRKEQGWVTFQTSEDERKILEEFCEQSQRTKTEILRELVRSLTQHSSTSISPATQQEQQEDIDYTQKPDIESSIQKKSLKVSSRNILKGVIKRVVYGAVNSEVTLEIIHKVELTSIITRASAEELELSEGKEAYAVIKSNDIVIARE, translated from the coding sequence ATGCCAAGAAAAGAACAAGGATGGGTTACATTTCAAACCTCAGAGGACGAGCGGAAGATTTTAGAGGAGTTCTGCGAACAGTCTCAACGCACTAAGACTGAGATTCTGCGGGAACTCGTGCGTAGTCTCACTCAGCATTCTTCAACATCAATATCACCAGCAACTCAGCAGGAACAACAGGAAGATATTGACTACACTCAAAAGCCTGATATAGAAAGTAGTATTCAAAAGAAATCACTAAAAGTTAGCTCTCGCAATATTCTTAAAGGTGTGATTAAACGAGTTGTTTATGGAGCAGTTAATAGTGAGGTTACTCTGGAGATTATTCACAAAGTAGAATTAACTTCGATTATCACCAGAGCTTCCGCAGAAGAGTTGGAATTATCTGAGGGAAAAGAAGCTTATGCAGTTATTAAATCTAACGATATTGTTATAGCTAGAGAATAG
- a CDS encoding CsbD family protein: protein MSAEKRIEATAKNIEGKIQEVVGEVTGNPQDKTEGQAKQAEAQVGHTVENIKDELKKALE, encoded by the coding sequence ATGAGTGCCGAAAAGAGAATAGAAGCGACTGCAAAAAATATTGAAGGAAAAATTCAAGAGGTTGTGGGTGAAGTCACAGGTAATCCACAAGATAAAACTGAAGGGCAAGCAAAGCAAGCTGAAGCCCAAGTTGGTCACACCGTAGAAAATATTAAAGACGAACTCAAGAAAGCTTTAGAATAA
- a CDS encoding slr1659 superfamily regulator, whose translation MVAMQDVKGEEYTVYVEPDTSTVLFQGELSLDGPTEYAPIANLLNKVLQTEPNTMTLDLRNLGFVNSSGISMFYKFVLSMQKKKGVQLVVLGSNDMPWQGKSLKNLEKLLPGLKLDIQ comes from the coding sequence ATGGTAGCAATGCAAGACGTTAAAGGCGAAGAATACACCGTATACGTTGAACCTGACACTTCAACAGTTCTCTTTCAAGGGGAACTCAGTTTGGATGGCCCTACAGAGTACGCTCCTATTGCCAACCTCTTAAATAAAGTGTTACAGACCGAGCCAAATACAATGACTCTGGATCTGAGAAATCTGGGATTTGTAAATAGTTCCGGCATTAGTATGTTCTACAAATTTGTGCTGAGTATGCAAAAGAAAAAAGGCGTTCAGTTAGTCGTGCTGGGATCAAATGACATGCCCTGGCAAGGGAAATCTCTGAAGAACTTGGAGAAACTGCTACCCGGACTCAAACTAGACATTCAGTAG